DNA sequence from the Streptomyces canus genome:
CCACGGCCGCACGCAGGGGCGGCAGGGCCCGTCCGGTGCCGCAGCCCGCGTCGAGCACGCGGTCGCCCACGCGCAGTCCGAGTTCCGCGACCGCGGCGGCGTAGGCCGGACCGTCGTCCGGGAAACGGCTGTCCCAGTCGGCGGCACGGGCCGAGAAGAACTCCTGGACATGCGTGTGGTCGTCGCTCATGTTCCGCATGATCTCTCACTGACACGGATGGGGGGCCGTGTGCGCACGTTCGAGCGTGACGCGATCGTTCAGGTGCATCTCTGCGCCATATTGCAGCACCTTTCGAAATGCGCCCTCTTTGTGCGCCCCTGCCCCCACTAGCGTCCCTTGGCCATGGGACACCTGGACCACGCTGCCCTGGGCTGGCTGACGCCCACGCTCTCGTACGTCATGGCCTGTATCGGCGCCGCGCTCGGCCTGCGCTGCACCGTCCGCGCGCTCGGCGCCACCGGGCGTTCGCGCCGCAACTGGCTCATCACCGCGGCCTCGGCCCTGGGCACCGGCATCTGGACCATGCACTTCGTGGCCATGCTCGGCTTCAGTGTCAGCGGTACCGACATCCGCTACGACGTACCCCTGACCATCGCGAGCCTCCTGGTCGCGATGCTCGTCGTCTCCGCAGGGGTCTTCGCGGTCGGCTACAGCCGTGACCGGGTCCGCGCGCTCTTCCTGGGCGGGCTCACCACCGGCCTGGGCGTGGCGAGCATGCACTACCTGGGCATGGCGGCCGTACGGCTGCACGGCGGCGTCCACTACGACCCGGTGCTGGTCGGACTCTCCGTCCTCATCGCCGTCGTCGCGGCGACGGCGGCCCTGTGGGCGGCGCTCAACATCAAGTCACCCGTCGCCGTCACCCTCGCCTCCCTCATCATGGGCGCCGCGGTCAGCAGCATGCACTACACCGGGATGTTCGCGGTGAGTGTGCGGGTCTCGCCCTCCGGTGCCGTCCTGCCCGGGGCCACGGCGATGCAGTTCATCTTCCCGCTCGCCGTCGGCCTCGGCTCCTACCTGTTCCTGACCTCGGCCTTCGTCGCCCTGTCACCCACGACAGGAGAGCGCGAGGCAACCGCCTCGGCCCAGCGCACGGTCGAGAGCATCCCCTCCTAGCGGCGGATCCGGGCCGGACGGCCCGGCGACACGCCCCCGAACCACTCCCGAGCGAGGAGGCCATGCGTACACCGCGTAGGACCCCCACAGACGGCGTCGAGACGCCGCTCCAGACACCCGCGCGCGGGCGACGCGCCCACGCCGGACGACCGGCCGACGAAAGCCCGGACGACCCTGCGGGCCCCCTGCCGGAGGACATACCCGTGCGCGCGGGATCCTGGCGGATACGCCCCCGCACGGTCCGCGCCAAGATCGTCTGCCTCCTCATGGTGCCCGTCGTCTCGCTG
Encoded proteins:
- a CDS encoding MHYT domain-containing protein, whose protein sequence is MGHLDHAALGWLTPTLSYVMACIGAALGLRCTVRALGATGRSRRNWLITAASALGTGIWTMHFVAMLGFSVSGTDIRYDVPLTIASLLVAMLVVSAGVFAVGYSRDRVRALFLGGLTTGLGVASMHYLGMAAVRLHGGVHYDPVLVGLSVLIAVVAATAALWAALNIKSPVAVTLASLIMGAAVSSMHYTGMFAVSVRVSPSGAVLPGATAMQFIFPLAVGLGSYLFLTSAFVALSPTTGEREATASAQRTVESIPS